The sequence GCCCGCGACCGCCTCGTCCCCGACGTGGTCGCGGACGGTCTCCATGTGCTGTTCTGCGGCATCAACCCGGGTCTGATGACGGCCGCCACGGGCCATCACTTCGCCCGCCCCGGCAACCGCTTCTGGCCGGTGCTGCACCTGTCCGGCTTCACCCCGCGGCTCATGAAGCCGGTGGAGCAGCGCGAACTGCTGTCGTACGGGCTGGGCATCACCAATGTGGTGGCCCGGGCGACCGCGCGGGCCGACGAACTCACCACGGAGGAGTACGTCGAGGGCGGGCGACTGCTGACGGCCAAGGTGACGCGACGGCGGCCGAGATGGCTGGCCGTGGTGGGGGTGACCGCGTACCGGGCCGCCTTCGGGGACCGCAAGGCTCAAGTGGGGCCGCAGGAGCGGACCGTCGGCGAGACGCGAGTGTGGGTACTGCCCAATCCCAGTGGGCTGAACGCGCACTGGACGGCGGCGACGATGGCAGAGGAGTTCGCGCGGCTGCGCGAGGCCGCGCAGGCCTGACGGGTCAGTACGGGTCGGTCTCGGTCACGACACCGAGGAGCTGGAAGGGCAGCTCCTTGTGCCCGTGGGACACGCCGAGGGCGACCCATCTGCCCGAGGCGGGCGCCTGCCAGAGATGGACGTCCGGCACATGCTCGCTCAGACTTGCCCACGGCTCTTCGATGTCCTCGCCCTCCAGCGCGCGGTCGAGGACACCGCGCAGGCTGATGTGCTGCGACTGCCCCCAGCGCGCGGTGAGCCGCTGCACGAGACCGTCCCGGTCGGCCTCGTACTGTGCCGCCGTCTCCTCCCATTCCGTGCCGTCGTCCTCCCAGAACGCGGCACTCGTCCGTAAGGCGGCTATGTGATAGCCGGGACCGCTCTCGCCGTGCTCCCACCCGCCGGGTGCCGCGGGGAACTCCCGGGCACACAGCAGGTCCATGAGGGTCAGGCATTCCGCGATGTCCATGTGATCCAGTAAAGCGGGCCCCACTGACAATTGGCGGGCCGTCAAGCATCCCTGCGGCGGACGCTCCAGGCTCCCGCGCCCAGCGCCGCCGCCGTCCACAGCGCGGTCACCGCGAGCCCGGTCCACGGGCCGAGCGCGCCGTCCCAGGTACTGTGCAGGGCCACCTGGCCGGCCCGGTCGGGCAGGAAGTCGGCGACTCCCCCGGACAGATCACCGACGACGAAGGACACGATCAGCAGGAACGGGATCAGGACGGAGAGGGTCGCCACTCCGCTGCGCAGTACGGCCGCGAGGCCGGCGGCGAACAGCGCCATCAGCGTGAGGTGGAGGCCGCAGGCGACGGCGCCGCGCAGTCCCTCGGCCCAGGACGGGCCGGACGCGCCGAGGACGGCCTTGCCCACCAGCAGGGTCACCGCCCCCGTGAGCAGGCCGACGGCGAGCGCGGGCAGGGCGACGGCCGTGGCCTTCGCGGCGAACCATCGCAGCCGGTCGGGCACGGCGGCCAGCGTCAGCCGCAGCGCGCCGCCGCGGAACTCCGACGACACGGCGGTCGTACCGAACGCGACCGCGGCGATCTGCCCGAGGCCGACGCCGAAGAACGCCGAGTACAGCGGGTCCTTGCCGTCGGCGCCGGCGGCGGCCAGCGCGGAGAACGCGGCGGTGGTGACGAGGATCGCGGCCAGGGCGCCGACGAGCGAGCGCAGTGTCCGGATCTTGATCCACTCGGCGTGCAGGGCGGGTACGAACAACATGCTCAGGCCTCCTGGGGCTGGGCGGTGAACTCGGCCTCGGCCGCGGTCAGATCGAGGTAGGCCTGTTCCAAGGTGGCTTCCTGGGCGGCCAGTTCCAGTACGGGCACGCCCGCCTCCGACATGAGGCGGCCGAGGTCGTCCACGCGTGCGTGCCGTACGGTCCACGTCCCGTCCTCGTCCCGGGAGGCGTCGTGGCCGTGGCGGGCGAGCAGGTCGCCGAGTGCGGCGGCGTCGGTGGTGCGGATCCTGACAAAGGGCCGCACGCGCGCGTGGATGAAGTCCCGCACGGGGGTGTCGGCGAGCAGGCGGCCGCGGCCGAGGATCACGAGGTGGTCCGCGAAGACGGCGGTCTCGTTCATCAGATGGCTGGAGACCAGGACCGTACGGCCCTCGGCCGCGAGCCGGCGCAGCAGCGTGCGGATCCAGACGATGCCTTCGGGGTCCAGGCCGTTGGCGGGTTCGTCCAGCAGGATCGCCTCGGGGTCGCCGAGGAGCGCGGCGGCGATGCCGAGCCGCTGGCGCATGCCGAGGGAGTACGTCTTCACCCGGCGCCCGGCCACGGCGGCCAGCCCGGTCTCCTCCAGGATGGCGTCGACCCGACGGAGCGGGATGCGGTTGCTCGCCGCCAGGGCCCGCAGATGATCGCGCGCGGTGCGCGAGCCGTGCGCGGCCCGCGCGTCCAGCAGGGCGCCCACCCTGCGCAGTGGCTCAGGGAGTTCGCCGTACGGGCGGCCGCCGAGGGTGGCGGTGCCGGAGGTCGGCCGGTCCAGGCCGAGGACGAGCCGCATGGTGGTGGACTTTCCGGCGCCGTTGGGGCCGAGGAAGCCGGTGACACGGCCGGGGCGGACGCTGAAGGTGAGGTGGTCCACGGCCCGCCGGGTGCCGTACTCCTTGGTGAGGTCTCGTACGTCGATGCTGGTCATGGCATCAGCCTGGCCGGGCGAGCGGCGCGGTTCCTCCCCCGCCGGTGGAGATCGTCTCCCCCGTGCGAGGGAGGTCCGTTGTCGGTGCCGCCTGCGAGGATGACCCCATGGCCCGCTTCCTGCGCCCGCTGCTGCGCGGGACGACGTACACACGCCTGCTGCACCTGTGGGTGCCCATGCTGATCGTCAGCGTGTGGCTCTACATCGACCCGTGGGATCCCTGGGTGCCCGCGCTCGTGCTCGTCCCGGTCGGACTCGTGCCCGCCGTCCGGATGGGCGAGGGCGTTCAGGCGCGGCTGCTGCTGACGCCCGGCGAGGAGGAGCCGGGCATCTCCGTGACGCCGTCGGCGACTTGGCGGGACCGGCTGCGCACCGTTCTGTGGCTGGAGCTGCGGATGCTCCTCGGTGCGGCGGCCGTGTTCGCCACGGTGTGGCTGCCGGTCCTCACCTACGAACTGGCGAGGTGCGGGTGGGGGCACACACCGTCCGGTGTTCCACTGCTGGACCAGCTGCCGGCGCACCGGGCGTACGCCCTGCTGGTGCCGCTTCCGCCGCTCGCCCTGTACGGGGCCGTCGTCGGGCTCGGCGCGCTGGTCACCGCCGGCGCGCGCCGGCTCCTCGGGCCGTCCGCCGCGGAACGGCTGGCCGCCCTGGAGGAGCGCACCGAGCAACTGCTCGAACGCACCCGCATCGCACGGGAGTTGCACGACTCCATCGGGCATGCCCTGACGGTGGCGGTGGTGCAGGCGGGCGCGGCGCGGGCGGCGGGGGATCCCGCGTTCACCGACCGGGCGCTGGAGGCCATCGAGGACACCGGCCGGGCCGCCCTCGCGGACCTGGAGCGCGTTCTCGGAGTGCTGCGCGAGTCGGAGCGGCCGGTGAGCGCCCGGCCCACGCTGGCCGACGCCGACCGCCTCCTGGACTCCGCGCGCGCGTCCGGCGCCGAGGTGGATGCCGAGGTGGCAGGGTCCGTCGAGGCGGTGCCGGGGCCCGTCTCGCGGGAGGGGTACCGCATCCTCCAGGAGGCACTGACCAATGTGCTGCGGCACGCGGGGCCCGTACGCGTGCGTGTCCGGGTGTCCGTGGCCGGCGGCAGGCTCGCCCTGGACGTCCGCAATCCGCTTCCGGCGGCGCTGCCCGGGCCGGGCAGGGGGAGCGGGCTGCGGGGCATACGGGAGCGGGCGGCGCTGCTCGGGGGTAGTGCCCGCACCGGTCCGCACGAGGGCGACTGGCAGGTGCGGGCGGAGCTGCCGCTCGGTTGATCTACGCTGGCCGGATGCCGGTCACCGTTCTCCTCGTCGACGACGAACCCCTGGTCCGTGCGGGCCTCCGGGCCGTGCTGGAGGCGCAGCCCGACATCGAGGTGGTGGGTGAGGCGGCCGACGGCGCGGCGGTCATCCCGCTGGTGCGCCGGCTGCGGCCGGACGTGGTCGCGATGGATGTGCGCATGCCGCTGATGGACGGGATCGAGGCCACGCGCGCGGTGCTGCGCACCGTCGACGCGCCACCCAGGATCCTCGTGGTGACCACGTTCGAGGACGACGAGTTCGTGTACGAGGCGCTGCGCGCGGGTGCCGACGGGTTCCTGCTGAAGCGGGCCCGGCCGGCCGAGATCGTCCACGCGGTGCGGCTGGTGGCCGAGGGAGAGTCTCTGCTGTTCCCCGCGTCCGTACGCCGGCTCGCCGCCCGGTACGGCGACGGCGACCGCGCGGCCCGTGCCCCGCTGTCCGGGGCCGGGCTGACGGAGCGGGAGGCGGAGGTGCTGCGGCTCATGGCGCGGGGGCTGTCGAACGCGGAGATCGCCGCACGGCTGGTCGTCGGGACGGAGACGGTGAAGTCGCACGTGAGTGCCGTGCTGGCCAAACTGGGGGCGCGCGACCGCACCCAGGCGGTGATCGCCGCCTACGAGTCGGGATTCGTCGCGCCGGGCTGACC is a genomic window of Streptomyces griseochromogenes containing:
- the mug gene encoding G/U mismatch-specific DNA glycosylase, yielding MTRFTQAELEAARDRLVPDVVADGLHVLFCGINPGLMTAATGHHFARPGNRFWPVLHLSGFTPRLMKPVEQRELLSYGLGITNVVARATARADELTTEEYVEGGRLLTAKVTRRRPRWLAVVGVTAYRAAFGDRKAQVGPQERTVGETRVWVLPNPSGLNAHWTAATMAEEFARLREAAQA
- a CDS encoding ABC transporter permease, with translation MLFVPALHAEWIKIRTLRSLVGALAAILVTTAAFSALAAAGADGKDPLYSAFFGVGLGQIAAVAFGTTAVSSEFRGGALRLTLAAVPDRLRWFAAKATAVALPALAVGLLTGAVTLLVGKAVLGASGPSWAEGLRGAVACGLHLTLMALFAAGLAAVLRSGVATLSVLIPFLLIVSFVVGDLSGGVADFLPDRAGQVALHSTWDGALGPWTGLAVTALWTAAALGAGAWSVRRRDA
- a CDS encoding ATP-binding cassette domain-containing protein, with protein sequence MTSIDVRDLTKEYGTRRAVDHLTFSVRPGRVTGFLGPNGAGKSTTMRLVLGLDRPTSGTATLGGRPYGELPEPLRRVGALLDARAAHGSRTARDHLRALAASNRIPLRRVDAILEETGLAAVAGRRVKTYSLGMRQRLGIAAALLGDPEAILLDEPANGLDPEGIVWIRTLLRRLAAEGRTVLVSSHLMNETAVFADHLVILGRGRLLADTPVRDFIHARVRPFVRIRTTDAAALGDLLARHGHDASRDEDGTWTVRHARVDDLGRLMSEAGVPVLELAAQEATLEQAYLDLTAAEAEFTAQPQEA
- a CDS encoding sensor histidine kinase, with amino-acid sequence MARFLRPLLRGTTYTRLLHLWVPMLIVSVWLYIDPWDPWVPALVLVPVGLVPAVRMGEGVQARLLLTPGEEEPGISVTPSATWRDRLRTVLWLELRMLLGAAAVFATVWLPVLTYELARCGWGHTPSGVPLLDQLPAHRAYALLVPLPPLALYGAVVGLGALVTAGARRLLGPSAAERLAALEERTEQLLERTRIARELHDSIGHALTVAVVQAGAARAAGDPAFTDRALEAIEDTGRAALADLERVLGVLRESERPVSARPTLADADRLLDSARASGAEVDAEVAGSVEAVPGPVSREGYRILQEALTNVLRHAGPVRVRVRVSVAGGRLALDVRNPLPAALPGPGRGSGLRGIRERAALLGGSARTGPHEGDWQVRAELPLG
- a CDS encoding response regulator, whose amino-acid sequence is MPVTVLLVDDEPLVRAGLRAVLEAQPDIEVVGEAADGAAVIPLVRRLRPDVVAMDVRMPLMDGIEATRAVLRTVDAPPRILVVTTFEDDEFVYEALRAGADGFLLKRARPAEIVHAVRLVAEGESLLFPASVRRLAARYGDGDRAARAPLSGAGLTEREAEVLRLMARGLSNAEIAARLVVGTETVKSHVSAVLAKLGARDRTQAVIAAYESGFVAPG